The DNA segment CGACCCAGATCAATTAATTTAATATCACACGGGTGAAATGTGAAACAGTTTAAGGGCATTATTGCCGCTGGACATTACGAAACCGTTAAGGCGGGATGCGAGATACTGGGAGAGGGCGGGAACGCCTTCGACGCAGTAGTGGCCTCGATGCTGACCGCCTGCGTGGCCGAGCCGGTACTCGCATCACTCGGCGGAGGGGGATTTCTCACCGCCAGGCCCGCCCAATCTGACCCGCTGGTCTACGATTTCTTTGCCCAAACCCCGCACCGGAAGCTGACCGAGGGCGAACTTGGCTTCTATCCGATCGAGGCTGATTTCGGCACCGCCAGCCAAACCTTCCATATTGGCATGGGCTCCATAGCCACGCCCGGGTTCATCAAGGGCCTGTACACCATTCATGACAATCACTGCCGGCTACCCCTGAGAACCCTGTTTCAACCGGCGATCGAACTGGCGACCAAGGGTGTATCCATCAATCCGTTTCAGCACCTGATATCCACCATCGTCGCCCCAATTCTGCGTGCGACCCCGGAGGCCCTGCAGATCAATGCCTCGCCAGAAAGCCCTGATCGCCTGATCTCTGAGGGTGAACGCCATCGATTACCCGCCTTCGCGGATTTCCTGAAGATTCTACAACATGAAGGGGAGAGGTTATTCTACGAGGGTGAGGCAGGCAGACAATTGGTCAATGACTGTCGAGATAGAGGCGGCCATCTGCAGATGGATGATCTGCTCGGTTATGCGCTTCTCCGGCGTTCACCTCTGCGATACAGATACCACGGCGCACAAATTTTAACCAACCCATTACCTTCCCTGGGTGGCACACTGATCGCCTTTTCCCTGGGTCAACTGGCCTCCCACACCATTGACCCAAACAGTGCCGGTGAAGAGGATCATATCAGGAGACTTGCGCAAACCATGCAGATAACGCAGATAGCAAGAATGGATCACCATTCGAGCATGGAGCGTCTACTCGATCCAGATATCAGCGAGCAGTTTAAAAAACGTCTGCGCCAGGGAGGCTTGTCCACCCGCGGCACCACCCAGATCAGCATCGCAGACAGGGATGGAAATCTTGCCAGCATGACCCTCTCCAACGGTGAGGGCAGCGGCTATGTGATACCGGGCACAGGGATTATGATGAACAATATGTTAGGCGAGGAGGATCTGAACCCAAAAGGTTTCCATCAATGGCCGCTCAACCAACGTCTTGCCTCGATGATGGCGCCGACCCTGATCCTGACCGACGACGGCCGCTCGATCGTATTGGGTTCCGGGGGATCCAACCGGATTCGCAGCGCGATATTGCAGGTCATCATCAACCTGCTCGATTTTGGCATGCCCCTCGAACAGGCCGTTTCCTTCCCCCGCATCCACTACGAAAGCGAACTCTTGAGTATGGAACCGGGGATCGATGCTGCAATCGGCGACATATTGAAGAGTGAATTCCCGAAGCAACAGCATTGGCAGAGCAAAAATCTGTTCTTCGGTGGAACCCACTGTGTCCTGCTGGATGATAAAGGAAATCACATAGGCATTGGCGATGAACGCCGTGGCGGCGTCAGCCTGTCCGTATAACCCATACCAATAGTTAATGCCCGTCGAATAACAATATCAATGGCTAGTGGGCCAAGCGGGAAGTTCTGTAATTCTCAGAGCCCCGCAAAGGGATCAAAGCAAGGCGCGCTTCGCGGGGAATGGCAGGCCCTTTCCAAGAAGCGCAACGCCGAATTGATCCCTTTGCGGGGCTCCCCATGGGCCAGCCCACAAGCCAAGCTGACCGTGTTGTGCTCACTTGAATTGGCTACGGCCAGTCCTGCGCTCGCACGCCTTGTCACCTTGGCTTGTGGACTGGCTGAGAGTTACAGAACTTCCCGCTTGGCCCACTACGCCTGACGCTTGTCTTTCGCAGTAGCGGCAAGGATGCCGCGTAAGCCCCATCAGTATAGGGAAGTACTGTTGGGGCGTCGGAGGGCTAAAACACGTGTTATTTCTGGACGGGCTACGAGTCAGTCTGAACCAAGCAGTTCCTGTTTAAGGGATTTGCTGATTGGCGAATCGCCCAACCACACCAGCAGCAGCGCCTGGTAGAAATCCCCGCCTGGTATAACCCCTTTCTCCACCCCTTTGATGGTGACATGGGTGCCTGTGCCGGGTATGTAGTCCAGGCTTATCAGGTCACCCTCCTGTAATGTCTGAAACATGGCATTGAATTGATCGAGTCGATCACGCACCGCCTGTAACTTGTCGGCGTCGAGATTGGCGCTGAAGCCATCATTCCACCCGGATACGAATTTCTCTTTTTCAATCTCCGAATAGAGAATCTGCATCTGAACTCGGGCAGGCCGGTCAACAGCCAGCACTTCGGCGATGTCACTGGTCGATTGCTCAAGATAGAGGGAGGCCAGATAGATGCTGAAAAAGAGTTTCTTTCGAATACCGGCGCCATTCAAGACCAGTTCAGCACTATCCGCATCCCGGACAATCTGCTCCGGCAAAGATATGCCGGCAACTTCCCGGGCTTGACTGGTCATCATGCTGAGGGCCAAAAGAGAGGCAACAACTATTTTTTGCATTACTTCTTCATCCTTTGTTCAATTATCCAATCGGACTGCCGCTAGCGTTACGATCCCAATCGGTTGGATTGGCATAGATAGCATTACATCCTGAGTAGTGAAATATCGGAGCCATGAATCTGATTTCTGAATATCGACCGGGAAGCTTCAGCCCAGATTATCTTCAGATGAATGGCACACCGACTGTAATAACATGCGTTTCAATCATAGCCCACCAGCCACCCGAAGCGCCAAATACGCTTAGCTGCCAACTCTGTTTATAGCGAAATAATCTATCAAATGGGAGAGAAATTAATCGAGATCATGAAAAAACTATATAAAAAACTGGTTTTTCATATTTAACTAATTAGAATCTGTGTTATTTTTACCATGCACAACCATGTTCATCAGAAGGAGCAAACCCTATGGCCCTCAGAAAAACCGCCAAAAAGACTGCAAAAAAAGCAGCAAAGAAAAAGGTAGCTGCAAAGAAAGTAGCAGCAGCACCACGCTTGAAAGCCATCGCAACCAAGCAGACAAAGACCCAGATCATCAGCGCTATCGCCGAAGACACGGGCCTGACGAAAAAGGAAGTTTCCTCAGTTTTCGGCGCATTGGATTCACTCATCACGCGTCATATGCAACGCAGGGGTTCTGGCGAGATAACCATTCCTGATACTGGCGTCAAGGTACGTCGGGTTATCAAACCTCGCACCAAGGCGCGTATGGGCCGAAATCCTGCTACTGGCGAAGCCATCAAGATTGCGGCTAAGCCAGCCAAGACCGTGGTCAAGGTAACTGCGCTCAAGGCATTGAAAGACAAGATCGGCTGATCGATTCCGCTGCCACTACCTTTGTAGTGGCAGCTGCAATCAACTATTGGGGCAATATCACCAGCTCCCCGCCCTGCTGCCTCAGGGAGAGATGCTTGAGAAAACTCATGCCGAGCAACACCTCTCCATCAGGCATAGACGGCAGAATAGTAGCCTTCACCTCTCGCATCTCAATCGGCCCTAACTGGAGTCGATCTATCCTCGTCAACCAACTGCGCACCACACCGTTGGCGGTCCTGCTTTGCATTGGCATCCCTCGCTGCAGTCCCGCCCTTTCCGCCAGGCTGGAGGATACCGCGACATAGGTCGCCCCGGTATCGAGTAAAAATGTTACGTCTATCCCATTGATGCGGCCAGGTGCAACATAGTGTCCGGCTCGATTCCTTTGCAATACGACTCCCGTCTTACCGCCACCAATCGTTGTGACCTGCAAATCCCGGTTCGGATTATTTCGCTTATCAAGCCACTGTGAAAACAGCAGGGTCAACAGCAGCAACAGCAGCAACCAGGCGAAAAGAATCATCCATCGTCCGAACCTCTGTCGTTCACTCATGTGGCAGATTTGCCCGGCGGCTAGCAGGCACAGTTTAAATTAAATGTAGGTTAGGTTAACGGCGGTAGTTCCTGCTGCCTGTCTGAGTGCGGGATTGGTTGGCGAAGTGGCGGCGATAATAAGCCAATGCACTATTGCCATTTGCCGACACATCAAACACCTTCCAGCCCGATTCACTACGATAGAAGCGAAAATCCAGGTTTGCCGGATAACCGCCGGCCCGCAGAATACCGACCCGCACTTTCACCTCATTGTCACCGACTCGGCGCGGTCGATAAAAACGCACATCCTGATTGTCGTAGCTGATAAGTCTCTTTGCCAGCGTTCCCAACAGCAGGGTTTTGATCTGCTGCGCCAACTCCATGCGTTGCTGATCATTCATGCTTCGATTCATAGGAC comes from the Candidatus Thiodiazotropha sp. CDECU1 genome and includes:
- a CDS encoding gamma-glutamyltransferase family protein, with translation MKQFKGIIAAGHYETVKAGCEILGEGGNAFDAVVASMLTACVAEPVLASLGGGGFLTARPAQSDPLVYDFFAQTPHRKLTEGELGFYPIEADFGTASQTFHIGMGSIATPGFIKGLYTIHDNHCRLPLRTLFQPAIELATKGVSINPFQHLISTIVAPILRATPEALQINASPESPDRLISEGERHRLPAFADFLKILQHEGERLFYEGEAGRQLVNDCRDRGGHLQMDDLLGYALLRRSPLRYRYHGAQILTNPLPSLGGTLIAFSLGQLASHTIDPNSAGEEDHIRRLAQTMQITQIARMDHHSSMERLLDPDISEQFKKRLRQGGLSTRGTTQISIADRDGNLASMTLSNGEGSGYVIPGTGIMMNNMLGEEDLNPKGFHQWPLNQRLASMMAPTLILTDDGRSIVLGSGGSNRIRSAILQVIINLLDFGMPLEQAVSFPRIHYESELLSMEPGIDAAIGDILKSEFPKQQHWQSKNLFFGGTHCVLLDDKGNHIGIGDERRGGVSLSV
- a CDS encoding chalcone isomerase family protein, which codes for MQKIVVASLLALSMMTSQAREVAGISLPEQIVRDADSAELVLNGAGIRKKLFFSIYLASLYLEQSTSDIAEVLAVDRPARVQMQILYSEIEKEKFVSGWNDGFSANLDADKLQAVRDRLDQFNAMFQTLQEGDLISLDYIPGTGTHVTIKGVEKGVIPGGDFYQALLLVWLGDSPISKSLKQELLGSD
- a CDS encoding HU family DNA-binding protein; its protein translation is MALRKTAKKTAKKAAKKKVAAKKVAAAPRLKAIATKQTKTQIISAIAEDTGLTKKEVSSVFGALDSLITRHMQRRGSGEITIPDTGVKVRRVIKPRTKARMGRNPATGEAIKIAAKPAKTVVKVTALKALKDKIG
- a CDS encoding retropepsin-like aspartic protease family protein codes for the protein MSERQRFGRWMILFAWLLLLLLLTLLFSQWLDKRNNPNRDLQVTTIGGGKTGVVLQRNRAGHYVAPGRINGIDVTFLLDTGATYVAVSSSLAERAGLQRGMPMQSRTANGVVRSWLTRIDRLQLGPIEMREVKATILPSMPDGEVLLGMSFLKHLSLRQQGGELVILPQ
- a CDS encoding MlaC/ttg2D family ABC transporter substrate-binding protein; this translates as MKRVLIAIASMSLFATSVLAAPGYNYPASRMQAPAYQEVGPDTLLREGMTKLLRYLRTADNPQPRQISGFLEREVAPYFDFAYMATWAAGPMNRSMNDQQRMELAQQIKTLLLGTLAKRLISYDNQDVRFYRPRRVGDNEVKVRVGILRAGGYPANLDFRFYRSESGWKVFDVSANGNSALAYYRRHFANQSRTQTGSRNYRR